A genomic window from Peromyscus maniculatus bairdii isolate BWxNUB_F1_BW_parent chromosome 1, HU_Pman_BW_mat_3.1, whole genome shotgun sequence includes:
- the LOC102912985 gene encoding olfactory receptor 5P76-like produces the protein MAFLEDGNHTAVTEFILLGLTDDPVLRVILFIIILCLYLVTVSGNLSTILLIRVSSQLHHPMYFFLSHLASVDIGISSSVTLNMLANFLVSKNTISYLGCGIQLGSAAFFGSAECFFLAAMAYDRFIAICNPLLYSTKMSTQVCSQLVVGSYIGSFLNASFFTISFFSFLFCGPNRINHFFCDFAPLMELSCSDVSVSGVVISFSAGSVIITTLFIVAVSYIYIFVTILKMHSTEGRQKAFSTCTSHLTAVTLYYGTVAFIYVMPKSSYSTDQNKVVSLFYMVVIPMLNPLIYSLRNNEIKGALKRQIYKQTFLKNNQLFCKT, from the coding sequence ATGGCTTTCCTGGAGGATGGGAACCACACTGCAGTGACAGAGTTCATTTTATTGGGCTTGACAGATGACCCAGTCCTTAGAGTCAtcctcttcatcatcatcctATGCCTCTACCTGGTGACTGTGTCTGGGAACCTCAGCACCATTCTTCTCATCAGAGTCTCTTCTCAGCTCCATCACCCCATGTACTTTTTTCTCAGTCACTTGGCTTCTGTTGACATAGGCATCTCATCTTCTGTCACACTCAATATGCTTGCCAATTTCCTGGTAAGTAAAAATACTATCTCTTACCTTGGATGTGGCATTCAACTCGGCTCAGCTGCATTCTTTGGATCTGCTGAATGCTTCTTTCTAGCTGCCATGGCTTATGACCGCTTCATAGCAATCTGCAACCCACTGCTTTATTCAACCAAAATGTCCACTCAAGTCTGTAGTCAGTTGGTTGTAGGATCTTATATAGGAAGTTTTCTTAATGCTTCCTTCTTcaccatttccttcttttcttttctattctgtgGACCAAATAGAATCAAtcactttttctgtgattttgctCCTTTGATGGAACTCTCCTGTTCTGATGTCAGTGTCTCTGGAGTTGTTATCTCATTTTCTGCTGGCTCAGTCATTATAACTACACTGTTTATTGTAGCAGtatcatatatctatatctttGTCACCATCCTGAAGATGCACTCCACTGAGGGCCGCCAgaaagccttctccacctgcacCTCCCACCTCACCGCAGTCACTCTCTACTATGGGACCGTCGCATTCATCTATGTAATGCCCAAGTCCAGCTACTCCACAGACCAGAACAAGGTGGTGTCTTTGTTCTACATGGTGGTGATCCCCATGTTGAACCCCCTCATCTACAGCCTCAGGAATAATGAGATTAAGGGTGCTCTGAAAAGACAAATTTAtaagcaaacatttttaaagaataatcagTTGTTTTGTAAAACTTAA